The following coding sequences lie in one Zingiber officinale cultivar Zhangliang chromosome 2B, Zo_v1.1, whole genome shotgun sequence genomic window:
- the LOC122045700 gene encoding uncharacterized protein LOC122045700 — protein sequence MRRRRKASSSAGGAEHHPHSRRRMRGRDLFFCFGSQPSSKAVLSPGRGREASAGPSLSSSLSRRLRSSGSVKGGQSPMFPSVVGGRRKGVAFEAAEPSSPKVTCIGQVRVKSKKKAAAAAAAAAAAAAKGKGVAMRSRSMRGSEIEASFRRTEGIGGVRECLPIRSQRWAYQLPVSICEALRAIGSEFNCFSPCSGRSLCSSLQSGKGKEAAKRSNSCGAVLTRWLMVAPDRNDGKRREMVSMVVDNRKQREMTPLVKERIDGEDLELEMREEVVMVLEKGKIKEEEEARVSICIPPKNALLLMRCRSDPVQMAALASRFWESPAMQVRVEESDGKGKEDGADGASEGEKRDFEVAKEELKSESDQVAILIAEEAKEETMPLVPDELKPSKDEDRSRTQEELAVTDAEKAEIEIKTPLEDKKAKGREDVKGKRDGSCSSAMEKEERRSNRHSSRSKEMSKRRSSASRERDRRRHSFSTDREVGRSTCSSDKETRRASFSGEAKGRWSFSIEKEDKMAKEEFSAKEKGTTNKVVAQNSPRAEEKEDYSEVIDRDGGERAVGSETGEKKEPEKKSMALPECLLLMMYEPKLSMEVSKETWVCSNDFLQWQLHHPNYRPRHPSKATAAIGNMTDTSTSAAAAAGSNNDTRSTTLNEAKKDEVYNGINSDRSMGNKEGVISILEIPQLHPPPSPPPPATPSAPEAEKKLRGNAVAVPTPVPPSAYGPLVLTRCKSEPMRPSAKLTPDACFWKDRHRPIGSTEIGF from the coding sequence ATGAGGCGGCGGCGGAAGGCTTCTTCGTCCGCGGGCGGAGCGGAGCACCACCCCCATTCGCGCCGCCGGATGCGCGGTCGGGATCTGTTCTTCTGCTTCGGCTCCCAGCCGTCCTCGAAGGCCGTCCTCAGTCCCGGCCGCGGACGCGAGGCCTCGGCGGGGCCGTCGCTCTCCTCCTCGCTCAGCCGACGACTCCGCAGCAGCGGGAGCGTCAAGGGCGGCCAGTCGCCGATGTTTCCCTCGGTTGTCGGGGGGAGACGGAAAGGCGTCGCCTTTGAGGCCGCCGAACCCTCCTCGCCCAAGGTCACCTGCATCGGCCAGGTCCGcgtcaagagcaagaagaaggctGCCGCCGCCGCTGCGGCCGCTGCTGCCGCCGCCGCCAAGGGGAAGGGCGTCGCAATGCGGTCGCGGTCGATGAGGGGCAGCGAGATCGAGGCCAGCTTCCGGCGGACGGAGGGGATCGGCGGGGTGCGCGAGTGCCTTCCGATCAGGAGCCAGAGGTGGGCCTACCAGCTTCCTGTGAGCATTTGCGAGGCGCTGCGGGCGATCGGGTCGGAGTTCAATTGCTTCTCCCCCTGCAGCGGAAGATCCCTGTGTTCCTCTTTGCAGTCCGGCAAAGGGAAGGAAGCCGCGAAGAGGTCGAATTCCTGCGGCGCCGTGTTGACACGGTGGTTGATGGTGGCTCCTGACCGCAACGACGGGAAGAGAAGGGAGATGGTTAGCATGGTAGTCGATAACCGGAAGCAAAGGGAGATGACGCCGCTAGTGAAAGAGCGCATAGACGGTGAAGATTTGGAGCTGGAGATGAGGGAAGAGGTGGTGATGGTGTTGGAGAAAGGGAAAAttaaagaagaggaggaagctaggGTTAGCATTTGCATTCCCCCCAAGAATGCTCTACTTCTGATGAGATGTCGATCCGATCCGGTGCAGATGGCCGCACTGGCGAGCCGGTTCTGGGAGTCACCGGCGATGCAGGTGCGCGTGGAAGAGAGTGACGGGAAAGGGAAGGAAGATGGTGCAGATGGAGCATCAGAGGGAGAAAAGAGGGATTTTGAAGTTGCTAAAGAGGAGCTGAAATCTGAAAGTGATCAAGTTGCGATTTTGATAGCAGAAGAGGCAAAAGAAGAGACGATGCCACTCGTTCCTGATGAATTGAAGCCAAGCAAAGATGAAGATCGAtcgagaactcaggaagaactaGCTGTAACTGATGCAGAGAAAGCAGAGATCGAAATTAAGACTCCCTTGGAGGATAAGAAAGCAAAAGGAAGGGAAGATGTAAAAGGAAAGAGAGACGGTAGCTGTTCATCTGCGATGGAAAAGGAAGAGAGGAGATCCAATAGGCATTCTTCCAGATCGAAGGAGATGAGCAAGAGACGCAGTTCGGCTTCGAGAGAGAGGGACAGGCGGCGGCATAGCTTCTCCACTGACAGGGAGGTTGGGAGGTCGACCTGCAGCAGTGACAAGGAAACAAGGAGAGCAAGTTTCTCCGGCGAAGCCAAGGGGAGGTGGAGTTTCTCCATTGAGAAGGAAGATAAGATGGCTAAAGAAGAATTCTCAGCCAAAGAGAAAGGAACAACTAACAAGGTTGTGGCTCAAAATTCTCCTCGTGCCGAAGAAAAAGAGGACTACAGTGAAGTCATTGATCGAGACGGAGGGGAAAGGGCAGTAGGATCGGAGACTGGAGAGAAGAAAGAGCCGGAGAAGAAGAGCATGGCGTTGCCTGAGTGCCTTCTCCTAATGATGTATGAGCCAAAGTTATCCATGGAGGTTTCCAAAGAAACTTGGGTTTGCAGCAACGACTTCCTACAATGGCAGCTTCACCACCCTAATTATCGTCCTCGGCACCCTTCTAAAGCCACTGCTGCTATTGGCAACATGACTGATACCTCCACAAGTGCTGCTGCGGCGGCAGGCAGCAACAATGACACAAGAAGCACTACACtgaatgaagcaaagaaagaCGAGGTATACAATGGTATCAATAGTGACAGAAGCATGGGGAACAAGGAAGGTGTTATTTCGATCCTGGAGATACCTCAGCTGCATCCACCACCATCTCCTCCTCCACCGGCAACACCCTCGGCTCCAGAGGCAGAGAAGAAGTTGAGAGGCAATGCTGTTGCAGTGCCCACTCCGGTGCCACCTTCTGCGTATGGGCCACTAGTGCTAACACGATGCAAGTCAGAGCCAATGAGGCCATCGGCGAAGCTGACACCGGATGCCTGCTTTTGGAAGGATCGGCATCGGCCAATCGGATCCACCGAAATTGGATTCTGA